CTTTATGAGCCCAATGGGCTTGATTAGGCAAGAAGCTAATTAAGAAGTTGCCGAATCAGCTAGCTGATGTCTTCTTCCTTCTCTCCCAAATTCCATTGAAAAGATCGTCAAAATTCCAAATTGCAGAAGAAAATTTATCAACTTCGATCCAATTGAGCAAGAAAACACACAAATTCTGGAATTTTTCAGTTGCTAAAAGATGGAGTATGATTTCAAGACCCGAACATACGATTCGCCAACCCCGTCGTACATCAGGGCATCGTCCGGCCCATCATCGGCCGCCGCCGCTCATCCCATGTACGGTCAACCCGCGTCTCTATATCCCAAGATCGGCGGCGGCTCATCTCAATCTGTCTCCAGTCATGGAGGAGTACCGGGCCGGAACCCCCCGTTTCAGAACGCCCCAGCCCCTCCGACTAGCTGTATTGTTTGTTTCCCGTTATTTGAGGATTTATGCTTGAAAAGTTTTAagctttttttgttttttgatgGTATTTGTCTTCTGTTGGTGTTTGATTTGCAGCTGGAATAGGGATTAGGGTTGCTATAAAACCTGAGTATAAAATTACGCCGCCGGTATTTGTTTTTTATCATCTGCTTACTACGATGTATAAATTTTTACAGAGTGATGAATTTGAATTTCTACTGGTTTATAATTTTGTAGCCTCCATTGTTGCCCCAGCTTGGGGAGATCCCTCGAAGCAATTTCCACTTTGATTTcgaatttgagagaaatattatAGCTGAAGCAATGAAAGAAAACCCTAATTGGAGCAGACTTGGGTTGGAAAATTTTACGAGCAAACCGACCGAA
This sequence is a window from Primulina tabacum isolate GXHZ01 chromosome 17, ASM2559414v2, whole genome shotgun sequence. Protein-coding genes within it:
- the LOC142531827 gene encoding uncharacterized protein LOC142531827 translates to MEYDFKTRTYDSPTPSYIRASSGPSSAAAAHPMYGQPASLYPKIGGGSSQSVSSHGGVPGRNPPFQNAPAPPTSSGIGIRVAIKPEYKITPPPPLLPQLGEIPRSNFHFDFEFERNIIAEAMKENPNWSRLGLENFTSKPTEAPSSHGLSADPIVSKYIAAGLSREAVPLAVANYGDNAAKVKEFTNGFTLLREMGFSSNNVAEALFMYDNDTDKALAHFLNNNTS